Proteins from a genomic interval of Quercus lobata isolate SW786 chromosome 11, ValleyOak3.0 Primary Assembly, whole genome shotgun sequence:
- the LOC115966921 gene encoding uncharacterized protein LOC115966921 — MADEVIHSLEGMKLTTEEEEVIPISDEGRKEEIERCVLSLIGKFLTCKPFNKRAALSTMKRAWGLENKVQVVDVGANLFQFKFPTEFDLERVLKNGPWTFDNQALLLVRWRAGMTASNVKFESASFWVQIWGAPFDMVSPKVAEEIGSRLGVVEEVEKRLKQDTPGMFMRVKVALPISKPLRRGAFVAGSNGQRTWVSFRYERLALFCHHCGLLGHDIKHCAQHFATTKGGREAPCQYGEWLKASGSRGRSPNRRDQVREANDTGNAERRTMQQHQNE, encoded by the coding sequence ATGGCAGATGAAGTGATACACAGCTTGGAGGGTATGAAACTGACTACAGAAGAGGAGGAAGTTATACCTATCTCCGATGAGGGTAGGAAAGAAGAGATTGAGAGATGTGTCCTAAGTTTAATAGGTAAATTCCTCACTTGCAAACCCTTTAATAAAAGAGCTGCTCTAAGCACAATGAAAAGGGCGTGGGGATTGGAAAACAAAGTACAGGTTGTGGACGTTGGAGCAAATCTTTTTCAGTTCAAATTCCCGACTGAGTTTGATTTGGAAAGGGTTCTGAAGAATGGACCGTGGACTTTCGATAACCAAGCGCTATTACTAGTTCGATGGAGAGCTGGGATGACTGCTAGCAATGTCAAGTTTGAGTCTGCGTCTTTTTGGGTGCAAATCTGGGGAGCTCCGTTTGATATGGTGTCTCCAAAAGTAGCAGAGGAAATAGGGAGTCGGTTGGGAGTTGTCGAAGAAGTGGAGAAGAGGCTGAAACAGGATACTCCAGGCATGTTTATGAGAGTTAAGGTGGCGCTGCCTATATCAAAACCGCTCCGGAGAGGGGCGTTCGTTGCTGGATCAAATGGACAGAGGACATGGGTCTCGTTTAGGTACGAAAGGCTTGCTCTGTTCTGCCATCATTGTGGTTTGCTTGGTCACGACATCAAGCATTGCGCCCAACACTTCGCGACAACAAAGGGAGGTAGAGAAGCTCCTTGCCAGTATGGGGAATGGCTGAAGGCCTCAGGAAGTCGGGGTCGGTCTCCAAATCGGCGTGACCAAGTTCGTGAGGCAAATGACACAGGGAACGCTGAGAGGAGAACAATGCAGCAACATCAGAATGAGTAA
- the LOC115968207 gene encoding phospholipase A-2-activating protein isoform X1, whose protein sequence is MEIDFNEYKLSSELRGHEDDVRGICVCGNAGIATSSRDRTVRLWSLEGQKYAASRILLGHTSFVGPLAWISPNEEFPEGGVVSGGMDTLVLVWDLRTGEKVQTLKGHQLQVTSVALDGGDIVSASVDCTLRRWRNGQPSESWEAHKAAIQALIKLPSGELVTGSSDTTLKLWRGSKCTHTFVGHTDTVRGLAVMSDLGILSASHDSSIRLWALSGEVLMEMVGHTSIVYSVDSHVSGLIVSGSEDCSAKIWKDGVCVQTIEHPGCVWDAKFLDNGDIVTGCSDGVIRIWTVHQDRLADSLELESYASQLSQYKRSRKRVGGLKLDDLPGLEALQVPGTSDGQTKVVREGDNGVAYAWNLREQKWDKIGEVVDGPDDNLRRPVLDGIEYDYVFDVDIGDGEPTRKLPYNRSENSYATADKWLLKENLPLSYRQQIVEFILQNSGQKDFTLDSSFRDPYTGSSAYIPGATSSMSAAVSAKPTFKHIPKKGVLVFDVAQFDGILKKITEFNNALLSDSENKNLSLTELEFSRLGAIIKVLKDTSHYHSSKLADVDIALLLKLLNSWPLTMIFPVIDILRMTVLHPDGATVLLKHVEAENGVLSEIIKKVTTNPAIPANLLTSIRAVTNLFKNSCFYNWLQKHRSEILDAFSSCYSSPNKNLQLSYSTLILNYAVLLIEKKDQEGQSQVLSAALVIVEEENLEVDSKFRVLVAIGSLMLDGLVRKIALDLDVEDIAKAAKASKDTKIAEVGADIELLTKQS, encoded by the exons ATGGAGATCGATTTCAACGAATACAAATTGAGCTCTGAACTCCGAGGCCACGAAGACGAT GTTCGAGGAATCTGCGTGTGTGGAAATGCCGGCATTGCCACGTCATCCAGGGACCGGACGGTGCGGTTGTGGTCTCTGGAGGGGCAAAAGTACGCGGCGTCGAGGATTCTGCTAGGGCACACGAGTTTCGTGGGCCCGCTGGCGTGGATTTCGCCGAACGAGGAGTTTCCGGAGGGCGGTGTCGTGTCCGGCGGCATGGACACGCTTGTTCTGGTTTGGGACTTGAGGACTGGTGAGAAAGTGCAGACCTTGAAAGGTCACCAGTTGCAGGTGACTAGCGTGGCGTTGGACGGCGGGGACATTGTGTCGGCTTCGGTTGATTG CACATTAAGACGTTGGAGAAATGGCCAACCTTCAGAATCCTGGGAGGCTCATAAGGCAGCAATCCAAGCACTCATAAAGCTGCCTTCAGGCGAGCTTGTTACAG GTTCAAGTGATACAACTTTAAAACTTTGGAGAGGAAGCAAATGTACACATACTTTTGTTGGGCATACAg ATACTGTTCGAGGTTTGGCAGTGATGTCTGATCTGGGAATCCTTTCTGCATCACATGACAG TTCCATAAGATTATGGGCATTAAGTGGTGAAGTATTAATGGAGATGGTTGGTCATACTTCCATTGTCTATTCAGTTGATTCACATGTCTCTGGACTTATTGTCAGTGGTAGTGAAGATTGTTCTGCAAAGATATGGAAAG ATGGAGTTTGTGTTCAGACCATAGAGCATCCTGGTTGCGTTTGGGATGCCAAATTCTTGGACAATGGCGATATCGTGACAGGATGTTCAGATGGAGTTATTCGTATTTGGACAGTTCATCAGGATAGGTTGGCTGACTCACTGGAACTTGAGTCATATGCTTCCCAACTTTCTCAATACAAGCGAAGCAG GAAGAGGGTTGGAGGATTAAAACTGGATGATTTACCAGGGCTGGAGGCTTTACAGGTTCCAG GGACGAGTGATGGGCAGACAAAAGTCGTCAGAGAGGGGGACAATGGTGTGGCATATGCTTGGAACTTGAGGGAACAGAAGTGGGATAAG attggTGAAGTTGTTGATGGACCGGATGATAACCTGAGGCGTCCTGTTCTTGATGGGATTGAATATGACTATG TATTTGATGTTGATATTGGAGATGGGGAGCCTACTCGTAAGTTGCCCTACAATCGATCAG aaaattcttaTGCTACTGCTGACAAATGGCTTCTCAAGGAGAATCTACCTCTTTCCTATCGACAACAAATTGTAGAGTTTATACTCCAAAATTCTGGACAAAAGGACTTCACCCTGGATTCATCATTTCGTGATCCCTATACTGGCT CTAGTGCTTATATACCTGGAGCAACTTCCAGTATGTCTG CAGCTGTTTCAGCAAAACCCACTTTCAAGCACATTCCTAAG AAAGGAGTGCTTGTTTTTGATGTGGCACAGTTTGATGGGATCCTCAAAAAGATTACAGAGTTTAACAATGCTCTACTCTCTGACTCG gaaaataaaaatttatctttgACAGAGCTTGAGTTTTCCAGACTTGGTGCCATTATTAAAGTTCTGAAGGACACGTCACACTATCATAGTAGCAAATTAGCAGATGTTGATATAGCTTTGTTACTGAAATTGCTAAATTCATGGCCTCTGACAATGATATTTCCAG TTATTGATATTTTGAGGATGACTGTCCTGCACCCAGATGGGGCGACCGTACTTCTCAAGCATGTTGAAGCTGAAAATG GTGTACTATCGGAAATAATCAAGAAAGTCACAACAAACCCAGCTATTCCTGCAAACCTTTTAACGAGTATCCGTGCTGTAACTAATCTATTCAAAAATTCATGTTTCTACAACTGGTTACAAAAGCATCGTAGTGAG ATTCTTGATGCGTTTTCAAGTTGTTATTCATCTCCAAATAAGAATTTGCAGTTGTCTTACTCCACTTTAATACTCAA TTATGCTGTGCTTTTAATTGAAAAGAAGGATCAAGAAGGTCAATCTCAAGTTCTTTCAGCAGCTCTTGTG aTTGTGGAAGAGGAAAATCTAGAAGTTGATTCGAAATTCCGTGTTTTAGTTGCCATTGGATCACTg ATGCTTGATGGTCTTGTGAGAAAAATTGCCTTGGACCTTGATGTTGAGGACATTGCCAAAGCAGCAAAGGCCTCTAAAGACACCAAAATTGCTGAAGTTGGGGCTGACATTGAACTGTTAACTAAACAGAGTTGA
- the LOC115968207 gene encoding phospholipase A-2-activating protein isoform X2 — protein MEIDFNEYKLSSELRGHEDDVRGICVCGNAGIATSSRDRTVRLWSLEGQKYAASRILLGHTSFVGPLAWISPNEEFPEGGVVSGGMDTLVLVWDLRTGEKVQTLKGHQLQVTSVALDGGDIVSASVDCTLRRWRNGQPSESWEAHKAAIQALIKLPSGELVTGSSDTTLKLWRGSKCTHTFVGHTDTVRGLAVMSDLGILSASHDSSIRLWALSGEVLMEMVGHTSIVYSVDSHVSGLIVSGSEDCSAKIWKDGVCVQTIEHPGCVWDAKFLDNGDIVTGCSDGVIRIWTVHQDRLADSLELESYASQLSQYKRSRKRVGGLKLDDLPGLEALQVPGTSDGQTKVVREGDNGVAYAWNLREQKWDKIGEVVDGPDDNLRRPVLDGIEYDYVFDVDIGDGEPTRKLPYNRSENSYATADKWLLKENLPLSYRQQIVEFILQNSGQKDFTLDSSFRDPYTGSSAYIPGATSSMSAVSAKPTFKHIPKKGVLVFDVAQFDGILKKITEFNNALLSDSENKNLSLTELEFSRLGAIIKVLKDTSHYHSSKLADVDIALLLKLLNSWPLTMIFPVIDILRMTVLHPDGATVLLKHVEAENGVLSEIIKKVTTNPAIPANLLTSIRAVTNLFKNSCFYNWLQKHRSEILDAFSSCYSSPNKNLQLSYSTLILNYAVLLIEKKDQEGQSQVLSAALVIVEEENLEVDSKFRVLVAIGSLMLDGLVRKIALDLDVEDIAKAAKASKDTKIAEVGADIELLTKQS, from the exons ATGGAGATCGATTTCAACGAATACAAATTGAGCTCTGAACTCCGAGGCCACGAAGACGAT GTTCGAGGAATCTGCGTGTGTGGAAATGCCGGCATTGCCACGTCATCCAGGGACCGGACGGTGCGGTTGTGGTCTCTGGAGGGGCAAAAGTACGCGGCGTCGAGGATTCTGCTAGGGCACACGAGTTTCGTGGGCCCGCTGGCGTGGATTTCGCCGAACGAGGAGTTTCCGGAGGGCGGTGTCGTGTCCGGCGGCATGGACACGCTTGTTCTGGTTTGGGACTTGAGGACTGGTGAGAAAGTGCAGACCTTGAAAGGTCACCAGTTGCAGGTGACTAGCGTGGCGTTGGACGGCGGGGACATTGTGTCGGCTTCGGTTGATTG CACATTAAGACGTTGGAGAAATGGCCAACCTTCAGAATCCTGGGAGGCTCATAAGGCAGCAATCCAAGCACTCATAAAGCTGCCTTCAGGCGAGCTTGTTACAG GTTCAAGTGATACAACTTTAAAACTTTGGAGAGGAAGCAAATGTACACATACTTTTGTTGGGCATACAg ATACTGTTCGAGGTTTGGCAGTGATGTCTGATCTGGGAATCCTTTCTGCATCACATGACAG TTCCATAAGATTATGGGCATTAAGTGGTGAAGTATTAATGGAGATGGTTGGTCATACTTCCATTGTCTATTCAGTTGATTCACATGTCTCTGGACTTATTGTCAGTGGTAGTGAAGATTGTTCTGCAAAGATATGGAAAG ATGGAGTTTGTGTTCAGACCATAGAGCATCCTGGTTGCGTTTGGGATGCCAAATTCTTGGACAATGGCGATATCGTGACAGGATGTTCAGATGGAGTTATTCGTATTTGGACAGTTCATCAGGATAGGTTGGCTGACTCACTGGAACTTGAGTCATATGCTTCCCAACTTTCTCAATACAAGCGAAGCAG GAAGAGGGTTGGAGGATTAAAACTGGATGATTTACCAGGGCTGGAGGCTTTACAGGTTCCAG GGACGAGTGATGGGCAGACAAAAGTCGTCAGAGAGGGGGACAATGGTGTGGCATATGCTTGGAACTTGAGGGAACAGAAGTGGGATAAG attggTGAAGTTGTTGATGGACCGGATGATAACCTGAGGCGTCCTGTTCTTGATGGGATTGAATATGACTATG TATTTGATGTTGATATTGGAGATGGGGAGCCTACTCGTAAGTTGCCCTACAATCGATCAG aaaattcttaTGCTACTGCTGACAAATGGCTTCTCAAGGAGAATCTACCTCTTTCCTATCGACAACAAATTGTAGAGTTTATACTCCAAAATTCTGGACAAAAGGACTTCACCCTGGATTCATCATTTCGTGATCCCTATACTGGCT CTAGTGCTTATATACCTGGAGCAACTTCCAGTATGTCTG CTGTTTCAGCAAAACCCACTTTCAAGCACATTCCTAAG AAAGGAGTGCTTGTTTTTGATGTGGCACAGTTTGATGGGATCCTCAAAAAGATTACAGAGTTTAACAATGCTCTACTCTCTGACTCG gaaaataaaaatttatctttgACAGAGCTTGAGTTTTCCAGACTTGGTGCCATTATTAAAGTTCTGAAGGACACGTCACACTATCATAGTAGCAAATTAGCAGATGTTGATATAGCTTTGTTACTGAAATTGCTAAATTCATGGCCTCTGACAATGATATTTCCAG TTATTGATATTTTGAGGATGACTGTCCTGCACCCAGATGGGGCGACCGTACTTCTCAAGCATGTTGAAGCTGAAAATG GTGTACTATCGGAAATAATCAAGAAAGTCACAACAAACCCAGCTATTCCTGCAAACCTTTTAACGAGTATCCGTGCTGTAACTAATCTATTCAAAAATTCATGTTTCTACAACTGGTTACAAAAGCATCGTAGTGAG ATTCTTGATGCGTTTTCAAGTTGTTATTCATCTCCAAATAAGAATTTGCAGTTGTCTTACTCCACTTTAATACTCAA TTATGCTGTGCTTTTAATTGAAAAGAAGGATCAAGAAGGTCAATCTCAAGTTCTTTCAGCAGCTCTTGTG aTTGTGGAAGAGGAAAATCTAGAAGTTGATTCGAAATTCCGTGTTTTAGTTGCCATTGGATCACTg ATGCTTGATGGTCTTGTGAGAAAAATTGCCTTGGACCTTGATGTTGAGGACATTGCCAAAGCAGCAAAGGCCTCTAAAGACACCAAAATTGCTGAAGTTGGGGCTGACATTGAACTGTTAACTAAACAGAGTTGA
- the LOC115967480 gene encoding UPF0496 protein At4g34320-like, with translation MGGHMSKKTPETSSAINLNTSLQYTTELNSYEAACRLDADLQSFDTTLQERTNQVINTLAVGVEVRALSFDSLKEVTECLLEMNQEVVKVILECKKDIWKNPELFKLVEEYFENSLKTLDFCTALDKCLKRARDSQLLILVALQQFEEETELGGNRYVKTLQELKNFKAAGDPFTLEFFQIFESVYKQQMLMLEKLQLQKNKLDKKLKSIHAWRKVSSIIFVATFTAVLICSVVAAAMAAPPVAAALAAATSIPVGSMGKWIDSLWKNYEDALRKQKDVISSMQVGTYVAIKDLDNIRVLIDRLEIEIETLLQSADFAIEEDAVKIAIQEIKKKLGAFMKNVEDLGVQADICSRDIRRARTVVLQRIIKHPNN, from the coding sequence ATGGGAGGCCATATGAGCAAGAAGACCCCTGAAACATCCTCTGCTATCAATCTCAATACCAGCTTACAGTACACAACCGAATTGAATTCTTATGAAGCTGCTTGCAGGCTTGATGCAGACTTGCAGTCCTTTGACACCACCCTCCAAGAACGTACTAACCAAGTCATCAACACTCTTGCAGTTGGGGTTGAAGTTCGAGCCCTTTCCTTTGATTCTTTGAAGGAAGTCACAGAATGTCTCTTGGAAATGAACCAAGAGGTTGTTAAAGTTATCTTGGAATGCAAGAAAGATATTTGGAAGAATCCAGAACTGTTTAAGCTTGTGGAGGAGTACTTTGAGAATAGCTTGAAAACTCTAGATTTCTGTACAGCATTGGACAAGTGCCTAAAGCGAGCTCGGGATAGCCAATTGCTTATTCTTGTCGCACTTCAACAATTTGAGGAGGAAACTGAATTGGGAGGGAATAGGTATGTGAAGACTTTGCAGGAGTTGAAGAATTTCAAGGCTGCTGGTGACCCTTTCACTCTAGAATTCTTCCAAATCTTTGAGTCTGTGTATAAGCAGCAGATGCTAATGCTTGAGAAGTTGCAACTGCAAAAGAATAAGCTTGATAAAAAGCTTAAGTCCATTCATGCTTGGAGGAAGGTTTCAAGTATAATATTTGTTGCTACCTTCACTGCTGTGTTGATTTGCTCAGTTGTAGCTGCAGCTATGGCTGCTCCACCTGTTGCAGCGGCTTTGGCTGCCGCTACTTCTATCCCAGTTGGCTCAATGGGAAAGTGGATTGACTCTTTGTGGAAGAACTATGAAGATGCTTTGAGAAAACAGAAGGATGTAATTAGCTCAATGCAAGTTGGTACCTATGTTGCCATTAAGGACTTGGACAATATCCGAGTTCTCATTGACCGGTTGGAAATTGAGATTGAGACACTTCTGCAGAGTGCAGATTTTGCCATTGAAGAAGATGCTGTGAAGATTGCAATACAAGAGATTAAGAAGAAGTTGGGAGcgtttatgaaaaatgttgaggATTTGGGGGTGCAAGCTGATATTTGCAGCCGGGACATTCGGAGGGCAAGAACTGTGGTTTTGCAAAGGATCATAAAACATCCCAACAACTAA
- the LOC115969374 gene encoding probable 1-acyl-sn-glycerol-3-phosphate acyltransferase 5, protein MEYQNHLGTSEGRRHRDLTPLRMCRGLMCLLVLLSTAFMMLVFFGFMGAVMLRLFSIHYSRKTTSFFFGAWLALWPFLFEKINKTKVFFSGETVPARERVLLIANHRTEVDWMYLWDLALRKGRQGYIKYILKSSLMKLPVFGWGFHILEFISVERKWEVDESTMRQMLSTFKDPQDPLWLALFPEGTDYTEQKCIRNQKYAAEKGLPILKNVLLPRTKGFCACLEELRGSLDAVYDVTIAYKHRCPTFMDNVYGVDPSEVHIHVRRIRLDDIPTSEDEISSWLMDTYRLKDQLLSNFYTEGHFPHQGTEGDLSTVKCLVNCVAVIALISFCMYLTFFTSFFFKMYVSLVCAYLASATYFNIRPLPIVGLLKA, encoded by the exons ATGGAATATCAAAACCATCTAGGTACAAGTGAGGGAAGAAGGCACCGTGATTTAACTCCACTAAGGATGTGTAGAGGTTTAATGTGTTTACTGGTGCTGCTCTCAACAGCATTCATGATGTTAGTGTTTTTTGGCTTTATGGGTGCTGTTATGTTGCGACTTTTTAGCATACATTACAGCAGGAAAACAACGTCCTTTTTCTTTGGTGCTTGGCTAGCTTTGTGGccttttctctttgaaaagataaacaagacaaaagttttcttttctgGGGAAACTGTTCCTGCAAGGGAACGTGTTTTGCTTATTGCAAACCATAGAACTGAGGTTGATTGGATGTACTTGTGGGACCTTGCATTGCGGAAGGGACGCCAGGGatacataaaatatattcttAAGAGCAGTTTGATGAAACTACCAGTGTTTGGTTGGGGATTTCACATATTGGAGTTCATCTCAGTGGAGAGGAAGTGGGAGGTTGATGAATCTACCATGCGCCAAATGCTTTCAACATTTAAAGATCCTCAAGATCCCCTCTGGCTTGCTCTTTTCCCAGAAGGCACAGATTACAC TGAACAGAAATGCATTCGAAATCAAAAATATGCTGCTGAAAAAGGCTTACCCATCCTTAAAAATGTGTTGCTTCCAAGAACAAAGGGCTTCTGTGCCTGCTTGGAAGAGTTGAGGGGCAGTTTGGATGCAG TTTATGATGTAACCATTGCCTACAAGCATCGCTGTCCAACTTTCATGGACAATGTCTATGGAGTAGACCCTTCTGAAGTTCATATTCATGTTAGACGCATCCGTCTTGATGATATCCCTACATCTGAAGATGAGATTTCCAGTTGGCTGATGGATACATATCGTCTCAAGGACCAGttgctttcaaatttttatactGAAGGCCATTTTCCTCATCAAGGAACAGAAGGGGACCTCTCCACGGTGAAGTGCCTCGTTAATTGTGTGGCAGTAATTGCCTTGATCAGCTTTTGTATGTACCTCACCTTTTTCACatccttcttcttcaaaatgTATGTATCTTTGGTGTGTGCTTATCTGGCATCTGCAACCTACTTCAATATTCGACCATTGCCAATTGTTGGCCTTTTGAAAGCTTAG